CTTGTACATCTTTACtgcaatgtggtgcccagaactgtccacaatatgccagctgaggcctaatcagtgatttataaaatTCTAGCATGatgtctttgcttttatattcttttCATCTCGTTATAAAACCAAGTAATCCTTTTTGACtactttatcaacttgccctgccatctttaaggatttgtgtatatggacactaaaggtctctctgctcatctatacTTTTCAAAAACGTGCCATTCAATGTTCTCTATTATTTGTTTTGGATGCATGTCCCTTTAAGTGGCTGTGTAGCTCATTCAAATTTTTGGGCATGCGCAGTTTCTCCCATATAAAATccggtgagcagcctgcacgggatCTCCAGACCGTCGCGCAGCTTAATCAGTATATTGGTGCcttttatagtatactgtctttccatattagtcctcccaaagtgcatcacttcacacttctccccactaaactccatttgccacttttctgcccatttcaccatcctgtctatgtcagcCTGAAACCTATTAACTATCTTCATCATGATcaactactttgccaagtttcgtatcatctgtaaactttatAATGTTGCTtccctacacccgagtctaggtcttttataaaaattgcaaagagtaatggacccaaaacggaACTTTGGGGAACACCATTGCAAACCACCTCGCAATCTGAAACACATCCATCCAACAATCCCCTTTGCTTGCtgacactgagccaattttgtatccataccacCACTTCCCCCTTAGTTCCATGGGCTTCCATCGTCTTAttaagcctcctgtgtggcactttgtcgaatgctttccgaaagtccatatatacatctgcTGCACTACCTTGATTAACCTTCTCTGTTACCACATCAAAGcaagtttgtcagacatgatttacttttaacaaatccaagctggctctctttgattaacccatgcctttcttaatgaaagtttattttgtgccCAATAAtgatttccaataatttccccaccaccgatattagGCTGACTGCCTTGTTGTTTCCTGTTTTAttcctctcccctttcttgaacaacattagcaaccctccagttgtACTCCTGTATCTAATGAGGATTCAAAGATTGTGATTAATatctctgctatttctacctttgcttctttcagcaacctaggatgcattccatctggaccaggtgattgaccaactttcagtaatgctaatctttcTCTATTTATTATCCTAtccataacttccctctcctcttttagtgCAACCTATACATCATCTGTTCCTTTgtgaagtactcatttagtacttttGCCATATCCTCGGTCTCCACATAAAGATTTCCCTTTGGGTCCTTAATCGGCTCAACTATTTCCCTAACAAACTGCTTACACTTTATAAACTTATAAAAAAATGttagggttcaatttaatgttgcctgtTAATCTTTTCTCATAAACTCGCTTTGCCTCCcgtattaactttttcaattccctcctgtactGTCTATAATCATCCTGGTTAACTGAATCTTGCTCttgacatttgtcataagcctctgATTTATTTTAACTTATTTCTTTTATCATCCAGGATGCTTTAAGCTTTGGATGCTCTACTTTTTCCCTTCAAAGAAATATGCCTAGATTTATACGTAAAATATCTCTTTCTTGAATGCCCTCCATTGTTCCGTTACTGCTTTACTCTGTAATCGCCTTTtctaataagaaaataagaaataggagcaggagtaggccatacagcccctcgagcctgctccaccatttaatacgatcatggctgatccgatcatggactcaggtccacttccttgcccgctccccataaccccttatgcccttatcaTTTAAGTCAATCCTgttatccccagaatcaacctagtgaaccttctctgaactgcctccaaagcaagtatatccttttgtaaatatggatacCTAGCATTTTTATCTTCAATATTTTCTGGTCTCTTCTTTAAACTGAATACAAGATAGCAAATGAAAAATAGGAATCAAGAGGCAGGTTAGCATCCAAGAGTTGCTCAAATTTGAAGCTCTTAATACCTAaaatgaaaaatattttttgttaaATGTAAGATGAGACTAAGGATTGTAATCAGACCTTCAGGAAGAACGCATTTAACAAAGTAAGCTGACAGTTAAAGGGTTAACAGGCTGTACTGTGAAGACAGTTTTGTAAATTGACCAGCCTCATGTGAACTTGATGACCAGGGCCCCACAAAGTCTGGAGTGGTTGCTTCATCCTTTTGAAATGCTAATGTCAACCTTGTTGCAGGAGTCTCTCGCCGCTTCTCTGCCACGATCtcgcaccactcctccgccacaaacattcggcgcatatccgccacgatctcgcgccacttcaccacaaaaacattcgccgcacccccACCTCAATCACTCACCAcagctctcgccgctcatccgccctgaccttcccgctcctccactgTACCTGGGCCCCGTCGATGTTTATGCCCACGCGCCAAACAGCGAcctgtcctggttaactcttgccactgtcaagcccatgtggtggctgatgtgcaacggccaccacacgttaaaaaaaaaatccatgcacaggcattttccacgccttcaagtggagttcaggactggaatatcaggtccttcattgaaacacctgtgaactcaagtggaagcaagtcatccttgtttgagggattgcccatgatgatgatgcagGAGTGACCCGAAACTCGCCATCAAAAACACTTTGTGTGATAATGGTTGATtcaacagaaggaggacatttctttGTGTGATAATGGACTATTCATTGACGAAGGATGGGGAAGTGACCAAAtggttaagggggggggggggggggggggcatcattcATTGTCACGGGTAGCACCTTTCGTATTATAAAAGGGATGTGTTTAGGGATGAACCTTGGAAACTTGCAAGGGAACTGCGGGCCGTCTTGGTCAaccgcacacatagaaacatacttCCTTAAGTGACCACTGGGGTGTGTAGTGTTTGAAGGTAAAGAAAGTTACTGTTCAAAGCTAAAGGGAACAATGCAGTTATGTTTGTTATCCATAGTATAACAAACAGTTAAAAGAATACGGAGTTGTGAGCCTTGACCATTTTTATGCCACCCAGATGGGTTCAAGTCAGATTGTGGAATTAGAGGAAAAAAGATGTGGAACATCGGATAAAGACAGCTACAGTATAAATTTGTGCCAAGCTTTTGAAGAAAGATTAATAGCATGAATACAGCAAGTCGTAGTAGAGAGGATGGACTGCCTGTTTTTCAATGCAGTATTTCCACCCAACTTGCATCATTCATGCATATTTGAGTGCTAAACATAAAATAATTTCTACTTGGGAATAAGGTAGTATCCTAGTTTGTCATTTATAAGCCTCAATACACCAAGACCCACCAATATCTAGACTGAAAACAGATTCCGAACAATATTTACGACCAGGTCTACCTCCCAGAGCAACTGAATATTACAAAAACATGATAAATAGTGACAATTATTATAATCCTAAGGAGTATGCTTCATGCGATACATTTCCAGCCAAATAAAGAGTGTCAGAAAGTGGCATTTATATTGTATTAAAAAATTAAATGATGAGAATATACATTCAGGTACCAATAACTGAATGCTCTGTTATGACAAAGCTACTAGGTCATGAAAAAAAATGCAGCATTAAAATGCGGACTTAAATTCCTCAAACACAAGAACAgaagtatgccattcagcccctcgagcctgtcctgtcattcaattagatcatggttgatctgtacctcaactctatttactcaGCTTTGATCCATATCTCTAGatacccttacttaacaaaaatctgtcaTTCAGTCTTAAAAGCCCagaatccacagctttttggggaagagaattccaaattttCACGATGCTTTGTTTGGTAAAAATGCTTTCCGATTTCAttcctgaatggcttagctctaatctTAACATTGTGACCCCCCCTGTTCTTTATTTCCGCACCAGAGGAATTAGTTAATCTGCATCTACTCTATAGAATCCTTTcagcattttaaacacctcaattagatcatctctcgagGACCCGAATTTGGTAAACCAGGTCATTTGTATGGCTAGGTCACATCACAGGTGCACGTCTGTATGCCTCAAGATGGGGGTGGGATCATAAACACAGCTGCaggcctataagaacataagaaataggaacaggaataggctatacggcccctcgagcctgctccgccattcaataagaccatggctgatctgatcatggactcagctccacttctctgcccgctccccataaccccttatcgtttaagaaacaggctatttttatcttaaatttattcaatgtcccagtttccacagctctatgaggcagggaattccacagatttacaaccctcagagaagaaatttctccttatttctgttttaaatgggcggccccttattctaagatcatgtcctctatttctagtctccccaattagtggaaacatcctctctacatccaccttgtcaagccccttcataatcttatacatttcgataagatcacctctcattcttctgaattccaatgagtagaggcccaacctactcaacctttcctcataagtcaaccccttcatccccagaaccaacctagtgaaccttctctgaactgcctccaaagcaagtacatcctttcgtaaatatggatacctgcagtattccaggtgtggcctcaccaataccttgtatagctgcagcaagagtttcctgcttttatactccatcccctttgcaataaaggccaagataccattggctttcctgatcacttactgtacctgtatactatccttttgcgtttcatgcacaagtacccccaggtcccgctgtactgcgacactttgtaatctttctccatttaaataacttgctctttgattttttttctgccaaagtgcatgacctcacactttctaacattatactccatctgtcaaatttgtgcccactcacttagcctgtctatgtccttctgcagattgtgtgtgtcctcctcacatattgcttttcctcccaagtttgtatcatcagcaaacatggctacgttacactcagtcgcttcttccaagtcgttaatatagattgtaaatagttggggtcccagcactgatccctgcggcaccccactagttactggtcgccaaccacagaatgaaccattaatcccgactctctgttcactgttagttagccaatcctctatccatgctaatatatatcccctaaccccatgaacttttatcttgtgcagtaaccgacaACTACTTCATGGTCTTCTACCTGCTGTTGGAGAACAGCAGACAGAAGGCCTCCAAGCCAAAAGATCATAGGGAGGCTACAAAAGATACTACTTTCCAAATTTTCTGATGAAATGAAGATTTGTGTGCATATTGGGACTGTGAAGGAGAGTAAACAATTGCATGCTGATCTTGGGGCAATGGGCCCATGTTTGGCAAATTACATTTAACTTAGAGAAGTGCAGTGCTATGCCCGAGAGCAGGACCAATGCTCAGCATACCTACATCTTAGAACAGAAAACTGGTAAAATAAAAAAATCTTGGTATCATAGTATCATATCTACAGGTTCACAACCAATGCAATGAAACAATAACTCAAGTAAAGAGTGTCCTGGGTTACATTTATAGGACTATCCATTACAAAACAAAACATCTCATTATGTTCTTGTACAAGAACTTGATAAAGACCCAATTTTGGGCCCCCTTATATCATTGGTAATATAGTGGCTTTGGAAAAACATTAGAAGGCCACAAGAATGATTCCCCATTTAAAACACCTTAGATACCCAGAAAGGCTTAAAGTGCTGGGTCTATAAACTTTAGAAAAGCACAGACTCAGGGACAATTTGATTGTTGTCTATAAAAGAAATGAAAGAATTAAGACTATATGCACACTGACAAATTATTTCAATTAGATTGGTTGAGGTGTCCAGGGCTCATCCGTATAAATTACATAAGGAAAGAAATAAGTTAGATGTTATGCAGTCTTCTTTTTCCAGAGAAGAGTAGACCTATGGAACAAGTTACAAGCTTGGGCGGTGAATACTGAATCACTGTATAGCTTCAAGAGAGCTGGGCTGGTTGCTGGCTAGGGTGGAGATCAAATCATGCAAGAGGTATGTACTAAAAAATGTAAGTCATGGTCAATGTGGTCAcctggactaattttgattgcCTAAAAGgatgagaggaattttccagatttcaaCCCCTAATTGGCCCTGGGTTTTTGATCTAGTTTTTCACCTCAGGAAaattcaacaacaatttgcatttatatagcaactttaacatagtaaaagtgtcaagatacttcacaggagcgtcatcaaacaaaatttgatatctGGAAGGGACAGGGGGTAAAGAGTTTCCTCATGTGAGCATCAGGCATCACAAACAGTATGGACCAGTGAAGTTTTCCCCATCAGATGTTTTCATGTTTTCAAGCCTCCCATCTCCTCAAAATGGAAACCAGTCATAGAGAAAAATGAAATGGAAGTGGAAGTGCCAGGAACAACAACTTACACTTCATCTCCATGGAtacgcaggttgtgtagaggacagagagaggctgcaaagagatttagataggttaagcgaatgggctaaggtttggcagatggaatacaatgtcggaaagtgtgaggtcatccaccttggggaaaaaaaacaaataagggaatactatttgaatggggagaaattacaacatgctgcggtgcagaggggcctgggggtccttgtgcatgaatcccaaaaagttagtttgcaggtgcagcaggtaatcaggaaggcgcatggaatgttggccttcattgcgagagggatggagtacaaaagcagggaggtccttctgcaactgtatagggtattggtgaggccgcacctggagtactgcgtgcagttttggttgccttacttaaggaaggatatactggctttggagggggtacagagacgattcactaggctgattccggagatgagggggttaccttatgatgatagattgagtagactgggtctttactcgttggagttcagaaggatgaggggtgatcttatagaaacatttaaaataatgaaagggatagacaagatagaggcagagaggttgtttccactggtcggggagactagaactagggggcacagcctcaaaatccgggggagccaatttaaaaccgagttgagaaggaatttcttctcccagagggttgtgaatctgtgtaattctctgcccaaggaagcagttgaggctagctcattgaatgtattcaagtcacagatagatagatttttaactaataagggaattaagggttatggggagcgggcgggtaagtggagctgagtccactgccagatcagccatgatcttgttgaatggcagagcaggctcaaggggctagatggcctactcctgttcctaattcttatgttcttatacccttgTTGTAGGCCCAGTCCACTTCTTTAGGGAAGCACTAGAAATCCTATAGGGAGGCTGCAGAGATCCAACATGACTGGTTTCCCCCCAATCTTCCTCTCCATAACAATTGGAAATTGAGCTTTCCCCAGGTGCTACTGAAAGTAATAAGGCAACAAAGTTTACTAAGTTTACAACTTTAATGTACCTCAAAAGACCTTCCTTTTTTGTGAGATAAATTTTCAAAATTAGTTGAGGTAATTAAGTACACCAAAGACATTGCTACATTTTAAATTACAAAAACATCTTCAAATTTGAACAGTATTTATTTCTATTACAATTATGAAACAAATATGTCGGAATGCCGTTTATTACAAAATAAATATTTTAGAGAATCAATACTCACATTTTGTTGCTGAGTAACTGGATTCAAACTGCTCAGTGATGGGCTCTTCACTTGGTAAAACTGTAAGCTCATCACTGTTTTTATGAAATTGTCGATGTAAAATGGGTCCAGTCAGTATAACAGAGTCTTTAGTGGAAGAGTTGGCAATTCCTTTCAGAAAAGCAGCATGGCCCGCAGTAACCAAATCTTCTGCGACATTTTTGTTATTTATGACAAGGTCTACCTCCCAGAGCAGCTCAGCAACATGCTCTCTGAAAAATACAGTCAAATTCTGTTTGCTTAAGGATTTTTGAAAGAAAATGATAGCTTCATCTGTCCAGTTATGTCCAGTTGAAGGCACAACACCACTTAAACTGCAGGGATTAGTCAAGCGTGGCACTTCCGCAAGCTCTTTAGGAAGTGCCCTTAATCTGCTCAAATCTGAAGATGGTATGAAGATATAATGTCCGTAATCAACAGCTCTAGCAAGAACAAACTGTTGTGAGACTTCATAAATTTCCACCCTAGACCACGGTTCATCTCTGGCACACTTGATTAGGCAACTTACACCAGGATTCAATAAGTCTTGAGGTAAAGGCTGAAAATTCTCTGGTAGTTTAGCGAGGAGTAAAGACAGTGTTTCCATCGTTTCAAATGTATCTTCAAGCTGAATGTAGAATTCTGAGGGGTCAATCACAGAAGTAGCAAAGGCAGTGTACTCTGTTCTAGCCTGGATAGGGCCACACAAAATTGAATTCAATGATGATAAGCATATCATGCTGTTATCAACAGAAAGCAAAGTTTGTGATAACTCCAAACATTGTTTGTTTGCTATAGTGATCTCCATTTCTGTTAAAGTCATTTTATTCATCCATCCATCCAAATCAGGTAAACAAAATTGCGATGCAGTAATGACATCATTTTCATAGACCACTGCTTGATGTTTTTCAGCAATGGAGTTAGCGTCTTGGCTAGCCTCAACCTCCCAAACTCCAGATTCCAACTTTCTAACCAATTTGATAAACTTCTGGTCAATTAATAGAATCACAGGAGATATTAGATATCCTTTTAATAGCTGCTTAACTTTTTCAATGGTATTCCATGGACATATAATGACTTGAATAAAGTTCAAAACATTGTCATTTGGTATTTTATGCCACTGCAACAAAAGAATCTCAACACTACCATAATCCACTAACAGCACCATTTTACCTTCCCAGTAAAGAAGTTTGATTATAGATTTGTCCTGCTCAGAACATTGTTTGGACTTTATTAAAAATCTTCTTTCAATTGCATTCGGAGGCAAAACTCTTCCTCTTTCTACATCTTCATCAACAGCCAAAGTAAAGAGAAGCAGCTCCTTGGGACTTGCATTAAGTTGAATACTGAAATCTTCATTGTTTAACACACTTACTAAATTGAAAGCTTTAATAAGCCAAGCAATTATTCTCGAACACAAGGGTCTCTTAAGTAAATTTTTATCTATCCAAAATTCAAGTCCTTTGTTGGTTTTATACTGTTGTTCACAAGACATAATTTTTGCAGAGTTTTGCTTTTTATCCTCAACACCAATTTTCTCAGGTGTGTTCCTTATGTCCTGTGTAGACAGATTCAGCTCAGGAACATTCATTTCTATTTCTGAAGCTTTGTTGAGCATCAAAGTCACCTGGTTGAAAGACATGCTAGTTACCAACTCACTTCCTAAGAATTTGCCAGCTGAAGATCTAGTGCTATGACTAAGATGTACCGTACACAACTCACAAACTACATTTTTCCTAGTTAGCTCATTTGTAAAAAATGAAACAGCTTCAAAGCAGCACAGTCTATCAGATTGTTTACTCTGCAATATTGGCTTTGGTAAGAATTTCTTCTCAAACAGGCCTGATTTAGAATAAGTCAAATCAATATCTACTGTTTTGGTAAGATCAATGAATTTTATATGCAATGGATTTAATTTGATTTCTTTTACAACAGCACAATACAAAGCATCAttttttatatcatcatcatcattgcttACTTGTATATTCTGAAAATTCTTAAGTCTAGCCTCAGTAATTGCAGCACCACTTATCTCTTTCGGAAGATCTGGGGTTCTGTGCTCATTATATGCTAATTGTATGAAGAAGTCTGAAGAACTATTTGCTTGTGAAATATGTGTTTCAAACTTTAGCCCAGTAGCCAGCTCAGGTTGAGGCAAACCCAACAGTTTTTGAAGTTGGTCCTGACAGTGGTTCCGAGTTCTACAAATTATTTCAAAACTGTCTCTTGCATTTTGTGCTGCAGCATTGTTTTGCACAAGACGACAAAATATAGGAGGGGTTAATGTTTCCTTGGAGGTAATCACATCAGGAGATGCCATCTTAGTCTTCCCTAGATGGAATGTAGTCTTGcctgcatggactgtttcattagagTTCTTTTTGTTACATGTTTCTTTTAACTTTGGTAGATGTGGAGTAAATTTAGGGGCAATTTCATTTTGGCAATGGTTAGAGTTTTTCTTTCTGCAATGTTTTTCTGTCTCACGTGGTACATTTTCTTTTTTAAGACTGCAGTTCCGGTCTCTATTTTTATGTACCATATAATATAGGTTTGTTCTCAAACAGGAACAGATCAGTCTGTTTGTTTCTTTGATCAAGGGCACTAAGTAATCAGGTTGCTTACTTATCAGTTGTTCTGAGGAAGGAACTGTTTTTGTTGGGTGGATAGAATTATCACTTTGCCATTTTATTTCATCAAGGCATCTTATCTCGCTTCCATAATGATACAGCAAGTGTTCTGTTATTTGAGCACTGATTTTCAGACTTCCATCATAAAGCTCAAGAACCAACTGTCCATCAGACTTCTTTCCTACCACAGAGGCTTTCAGAGGTTTTCCCATCACAGTCTCTTTAAACAAGGTGTTAACTTCATCTGGCAGTTTCTGAAGACAAATGGACAAACAGCACTTAACTGCTTGCATCGGTATCAAAATCAGATCCTTTGCTTCTTCAGGAATTGGAACCACATCATTTTTATTAACAATCTCTGTGTTTCCATAGTCTATGAAAAACACTTTAAAATGTGCAGGCGATTGCATAGAACGGGCGATAGCTCGATACCATTGACCATCTTCAAAATATTTTGCTAAGCACATACTGGTTTTGCGCAAGTCCAATTTTTGTTCTTGCATTTGTTTACTAATAAGGTTGACTTCAGTCATGAGTGTATTCACAACTGCAGTGTTTTTGTCAAGTTGACAATAGAATTTTGACAGACTAGACACATAAGTTACATACACCTTCTCTTCACTTCCAATTTTAAGACCATGGGAACTGTAAAAGTGTGTGTATAATTGAACTGAGGGACTAAATGCACATGTTGATTCAATGTACGTGGCTAGGCCTATGTCCAAAAGTAGCTGGCATACACTAATAAATGGAGTGTGAAGGTCTACCACATTGCACAGACCCATTCCATCCATCAGAGCCATTGAAAATATTGTGCACTTAAGATCCACACCAGAAGTCAAAGTATCGTCAATGAATTGGTTAAATTTATTGCAGGAAACTTGATCCCAAATAGCAGGGTCATGGTTTACAGGTTGAATTATGCTGTTAAGAGTGCATCGAAAAGCCTGTCCTTCTAGTTGAAGAAATTCTGGATTAATAGCACAGAGATTCCTCAGAGCTATTTTTTGTTGGAAACCATAATCAACAAACAATATAGTAACCTCTTTTGGAAAATTCTTTCGAATAACTGATGCTCTATACCACTGGCCATCCTTGGTGTATTTTGCAACACACCCAATATGTTCAAGTTGAAAAGCATCCCTTGGAGTACTGTAATAATGTTGGATATTCATCATAAGCAACTGAAGTTGATTTGATTTACTTTGCAGTTGGCACCAAAATTCTGCTGGAGAATTTACATGAGACACTTTCACATCGAGAACAGATCCAAGTTTAAACACTTGTTGTCTATATGGTGATGTTACCGTGGACTCTCTTGCCCATGCTGACATGGTAAGATGTGCGCATGGAAAGCTATTATCCATTGTAACAGCTGGAAAGAAAGCAGTAGACATCTGGAAATGTGAAACTGGAATGCTGCACGAATTTTTGACCTTTTTTGAATTTTTATCTGTACATATCTTTTTTTCACTTATGGATGATTTTGTTCTAGCTCCTGCATACTTCTGTTGAGGCAAAGTAACATCTGGCTGTACATTCCAAAAATCAGCGTACCCAGCTTTAAGCAGCAGTATACTAATAGATGGCTGCTCTACGCACTCTGCATCTTGCATGTCAATTATATATCTGCTGCCCTGTTTTGAGATTACTCCAATAAAAAGTTCTTTGTTGAATACAGCTTTCTTGAAGAAGTTAGTGGCATCTTTAGTCCACACTTCTTCAATCGGAAAAACATGAGCAACAGAACAGTTCATAGCTAAAGCAGGCAGATGTGTGTACTCAGGAAGCAGGGATTTCACAGCGTTAAAATCTACAACTTCAACATTTCCAAAATCAACAAAAAAAACTTTGAGTTGGTTGTCAAGTACTTCAGTAATAACTGCTCTGTAGTAATGTAGGTCTTTGCTATACCTAGCACAGCAAAAAAAACCAGGTGCTGGTTTCTGAATCAGTTCTTCACTAACGCCAAGTTTGCTGTAGTGGTCTGCAATGTTGCTCATTAAACATTCAAATTCGTGATTGTATTCCGATGTTCGAATCCAAAAGTCAGATGGGTTAATTACGTATTCAACAAATACAACATAGGAAGCTTTTAGTTTCATCTCATCAGATCTTAAACTATGATGTATTGATTTACATGTTACTTTCCCAGTTGCTATCATCTTAGTTTCTGGAAGTATTACAATTTGTCCATTGATATCCTTATTTTCCTCCTCGTTTGGGCCACACTCAATCTTTGGATTTACTTctgacaacattccaaacatctgaTGGATATTGTGATTATAGAGTGTAACATAGTATAAATTTTCTTTACAGGAGTAGGAATCGATGCGAATACTTAATGTTTCCTCAAACAACGATTTCTTGAAAATTTCAGTCTGCAAATGTTTCCATTGTTTTGTTTGGTTTGGTAAGCCAGTTAGCACACAAGGAAATGACATCAGAGGCATCATAAAAAAAATTGGCATCAATTTTTTAATATGATGGGGAAATACAACATCAGTATTTCCATAATCCATGAACCAAACTTCGACTTGGCCAGAAGTTAAGAGCTGCTTTACAACTCCCCTGTACCATCTTCCATCTTTACTTTTTGCAGCACAGAGCGCACCAAAATTGTCAACAGGTTCATCATTTAATTCTT
This genomic stretch from Pristiophorus japonicus isolate sPriJap1 chromosome 7, sPriJap1.hap1, whole genome shotgun sequence harbors:
- the tdrd15 gene encoding tudor domain-containing protein 15 isoform X4, which translates into the protein MDPDDEGAAKLTGLMCSTFASPVYALHLDLNITRVECRPEKTLVHFWGRCNNICELDYHILHNEVQHAAKTRANIAVDEFCFAEDISNSVWHRGRVIGKDEKSYEVFLIDVGMVLTVDARHIAPAYDNLFQLPPKVVCGIFSNIVPVKGIWTPIAVKYFASLANSQIKGYVEDILMNQLVLFEVPNVNQKLFELGLAKILDGNTFHFVLDMSEDLPECRGYENTELKYINKRCWRPVLDEAIILSPSFQRILDVLSPCLQTGVIETVKITCASGLHNFYCQLKRLASELEAMTRDMHCYYESEGKELNDEPVDNFGALCAAKSKDGRWYRGVVKQLLTSGQVEVWFMDYGNTDVVFPHHIKKLMPIFFMMPLMSFPCVLTGLPNQTKQWKHLQTEIFKKSLFEETLSIRIDSYSCKENLYYVTLYNHNIHQMFGMLSEVNPKIECGPNEEENKDINGQIVILPETKMIATGKVTCKSIHHSLRSDEMKLKASYVVFVEYVINPSDFWIRTSEYNHEFECLMSNIADHYSKLGVSEELIQKPAPGFFCCARYSKDLHYYRAVITEVLDNQLKVFFVDFGNVEVVDFNAVKSLLPEYTHLPALAMNCSVAHVFPIEEVWTKDATNFFKKAVFNKELFIGVISKQGSRYIIDMQDAECVEQPSISILLLKAGYADFWNVQPDVTLPQQKYAGARTKSSISEKKICTDKNSKKVKNSCSIPVSHFQMSTAFFPAVTMDNSFPCAHLTMSAWARESTVTSPYRQQVFKLGSVLDVKVSHVNSPAEFWCQLQSKSNQLQLLMMNIQHYYSTPRDAFQLEHIGCVAKYTKDGQWYRASVIRKNFPKEVTILFVDYGFQQKIALRNLCAINPEFLQLEGQAFRCTLNSIIQPVNHDPAIWDQVSCNKFNQFIDDTLTSGVDLKCTIFSMALMDGMGLCNVVDLHTPFISVCQLLLDIGLATYIESTCAFSPSVQLYTHFYSSHGLKIGSEEKVYVTYVSSLSKFYCQLDKNTAVVNTLMTEVNLISKQMQEQKLDLRKTSMCLAKYFEDGQWYRAIARSMQSPAHFKVFFIDYGNTEIVNKNDVVPIPEEAKDLILIPMQAVKCCLSICLQKLPDEVNTLFKETVMGKPLKASVVGKKSDGQLVLELYDGSLKISAQITEHLLYHYGSEIRCLDEIKWQSDNSIHPTKTVPSSEQLISKQPDYLVPLIKETNRLICSCLRTNLYYMVHKNRDRNCSLKKENVPRETEKHCRKKNSNHCQNEIAPKFTPHLPKLKETCNKKNSNETVHAGKTTFHLGKTKMASPDVITSKETLTPPIFCRLVQNNAAAQNARDSFEIICRTRNHCQDQLQKLLGLPQPELATGLKFETHISQANSSSDFFIQLAYNEHRTPDLPKEISGAAITEARLKNFQNIQVSNDDDDIKNDALYCAVVKEIKLNPLHIKFIDLTKTVDIDLTYSKSGLFEKKFLPKPILQSKQSDRLCCFEAVSFFTNELTRKNVVCELCTVHLSHSTRSSAGKFLGSELVTSMSFNQVTLMLNKASEIEMNVPELNLSTQDIRNTPEKIGVEDKKQNSAKIMSCEQQYKTNKGLEFWIDKNLLKRPLCSRIIAWLIKAFNLVSVLNNEDFSIQLNASPKELLLFTLAVDEDVERGRVLPPNAIERRFLIKSKQCSEQDKSIIKLLYWEGKMVLLVDYGSVEILLLQWHKIPNDNVLNFIQVIICPWNTIEKVKQLLKGYLISPVILLIDQKFIKLVRKLESGVWEVEASQDANSIAEKHQAVVYENDVITASQFCLPDLDGWMNKMTLTEMEITIANKQCLELSQTLLSVDNSMICLSSLNSILCGPIQARTEYTAFATSVIDPSEFYIQLEDTFETMETLSLLLAKLPENFQPLPQDLLNPGVSCLIKCARDEPWSRVEIYEVSQQFVLARAVDYGHYIFIPSSDLSRLRALPKELAEVPRLTNPCSLSGVVPSTGHNWTDEAIIFFQKSLSKQNLTVFFREHVAELLWEVDLVINNKNVAEDLVTAGHAAFLKGIANSSTKDSVILTGPILHRQFHKNSDELTVLPSEEPITEQFESSYSATKYMNITF